Genomic window (Enterobacteriaceae bacterium 4M9):
CTTTGTTGCTCTGGATTTTGAAACGACGGGACTTAACGCGAACGTCGATAAGATTCTGTCAATTGGTATGGTTGATTTCACATTTGAGAGTATCAATATTGCCAGTTCAGCAGAAATTTATATCAATCACAGCGAGTTTATCAGAGCAGAAACGGCGCAAATTAATGGTCTGACGCCACAGGCTTTGGCGCAAGGGCTGACAATAACAGAAGGCATGAACCGTCTACTGGAAAACATACAAAATAAGATAGTGCTCGCGCACGGCAGTGGTATTGAGAAAGCGTTTATTCACGCCTATTTTACCAGTCAGTATAACATCGGCTCACTGCCCGCTTATTTTATCGATACCTTACAGATTGAAAAACAGCTCAGCTATGCCGGAAAAAGTGGCAACCATCAGAGCTATCAACTGGACGACCTGCGCCGCCATTATCAACTCCCCGGGTATCTGTCACATTCAGCCACAAGTGATGCACTGGCCTGCGCTGAACTGTTCCTGGTGCAGAGTAAAAAGCTTGATATGTTACCTGGCATGAGCCATCGCCAGCTAATGCAACTCTTACGTTAGCCTGGCGCTGACGGTCATCATACGGCCTGGGCCGGTAAATGCTTACCAACCAGGCGCTAACCCTGCGGCTGATTGGTAATAAGCCGCGCCATCGTCTCAAGTGAATCGGTGCGCAAAATATACAGCCGCTTGAGCGCAAACGGATTATCCCCCGGCTTTACCTTGCCGCGCACCGTTGTCACCGCCAGATGAAACCCTGCCGCCTGCGCTGCCTGCATGGCTCGCGGGTTGTAGCCGCCAAACGGATAGGAGAGATACCAGACGTGAGGCGTAAACTGCTGGAGGTCGCGCCGTGAGCGTCGGAAGTCAAACAACACATTGTGCTCGCTTCGGCTCAGTAACACTGGCCGCCCGGCGGCATCGACTCGGTGTAAAAAGTGCGTGTGGGACTGGAGATCAAATACGTCCTGAATGTCTTTAAGCTCCGAGAGGCTCATAAATTGTAATCGCGTCGGGTCCCAGCGCTGCGGCCAGCGTTTGATGCGTGATGAGATGATAAACGCCGTCGCCTTAAAGCCATTTTGCCGCAGCACCGGCCAGGCATAGCGCCACACCGACTTCAGCCCATCATCAAACGTAATCGCCACCGCCCGTCCCGGCAGATTAATGCGATTATAGAGATAATCTTCAAGCTGATAGAGCGTGATAGTGGTGTAACCCTGGTCACTCAGCCAGGCCATCTGGTTGCTGAATGCGCGCACTGAGGTGGTAGTTGAGGTGTGGCGAAAACGCGTGTTCTCTTCGTCACGCAGAATATGATGATACGTCAGTACCGGCACACCACTGTCTTCCTGCGCGTCCAGCCCGCTTACCCAGGCCAGGCGCTCACCGATGCGTATCTGAAACCAGGTCTGATTAAGCCGGTCTTTAAGTCTGCTGGAGACCGGATAGCGCAGGTTATTGGCCAGCGTGCCGACGCGCTCGCTTTTCACATCTGGCGCGCTGTACATCGGCGTTGCTTTTATGGTCACCAGGTTCTGGTTACTGAGCGGTTTGTTTAAATCGCCAAGCCTGTCCTCCACCCGCCTCTTGCCCTGAACGTCGGTTAACCGACTGCGCTCGATAAAGCCGGTGCCGTTACCAAAGCGGAATTCATAATAGTCAGAGGATACCGGCACCACGGCCAGTAGTTGCCCGGCTTCAATATCACCGACAAAAACGATGTTATCTGCAACTTGCGCCCGCACCGGCGCCGTCTCGCTCACCTGCATATAGCGTGCGGCTGGAGGATGTTCATCAAGCAAATCGGCCTGCGCACTGGCGCAGAACAACACAAACAGGACCAAACCACGAAAGGCGTATGAAAACATAATGAGGGTAAGCGACTGAACCAGGGAGCCTTTATTCTGGCAGATCGCCGCAGGAGCGCAAACAGCAGCGAAGCAGCCTTGCCGCTATGCGCACGTTTTTTAGACAAACTGAGGTTGAAGGAGGCGTTTCACGCGCTGGCGCTGCCCGCACGGCACAAGCGAGCGCCTGTTAGCCTGCATCCAGCCAGTCCGGCAAAATCAGCCGGAACGGCGGATTTTTCTGCTGCTGGTGCCAGAGGCTGGTCACGGTATCATCACTGCTTGCCACAATAGTGTCGCGAAAAGCGGCACTGCTATGCGTATCGCGCAGCGCCAGCATTTGCGCCAGCAGCGCAACATTAAAACCCGCAATCACTTCACAATGTTCATGCTTGTGGCTAAGTAGCGACGCCGCGCGGTAAGGCGCGGCACCGATGGTATCCGTCAAAAAAATGACGCCATCGCCGCCGTCCACCTCATGCAGGGCATCGCACATCATACGACTGAGCATGTTGGTGCTCTGCCCAGGTAAATACTCCACAGCACGACAGTGCGCCAGCGGCCCGATCTGCTTTTCCAGCAACGCCAGCGTGTCATGTGCAAGACAGCCGTGTGCGGCAATAACCCATCCCAGCATTGTGCCAGCGCCTGCGTTAAGAATAATAAAGGCAGTTTACGCATCGGCTGATTCGCCATGCTGATTTCCGTCAAACCACCTGGATTATTCTCAAGCCTGCGGGTTAGCTACGTAGCCCACGCCCGCGCTGTATCAGATACCAGCATAGCGAATAAAAGACCGCGATAAACACTACCAGCACGCCGACAGTCAGCGTCAGAGGCACATCGTGTATGCCCAGAAAGCCGTAGCGAAAACCGCTAATCATGTACACGATAGGGTTGAGCTTTGACAGTGCCTGCCAGAACGGCGGCAGCAGCGTCAGTGAATAGAACACGCCGCCGAGATAGGTCAGTGGCGTCAGCACAAACGTGGGAATGAGGCTGATGTCGTCAAAGGTTTTGGCAAACACCGCATTCAGCAGCCCCGCAAGCGAGAACAGCACCGCAGTGAGCAGTAACGTCAGTGCGACAAACAGCCATGAATGTACCTGAAACGGCACAAACAGCAGCGAAATCACCGTTACCATAATGCCCACGCACACGCCGCGCGCCACGCCGCCACCGACGTAACCGGCAATGATTACGTGCGTCGGCACCGGCGCAACCAGCAGTTCTTCAATGTTGCGCTGGAATTTGGCACTGAAGAACGACGAGGCGACGTTGGCGTATGCGTTGGTGATCACCGCCATCATAATCAGGCCAGGCACGATAAACTGCATATAGCTAAAGCCGTGCATTTCACCGATGCGTGAGCCAATCAGGTTACCGAAGATGATGAAGTACAGCGTCATGGTGATAACGGGCGGCACCAGCGTTTGCACCCAGATACGCATAAAGCGGTGAATTTCTTTCTCCCAGATACTTTTCAGGGCAATCCAGTAAAGCTGCATCATGCCGGCTCTCCTTTTTTCTCATGCACCAGCGTGACAAACAGCTCTTCCAGACGGTTCGCTTTGTTACGCATACTCAATACCTGAATGCCCTGCGCGCTCAACTGGCCGAACAGGCTGTTAATGCCCTGCTCGCGCAGTACTTCCACCTCAAGGGTTGACGTATCAATCAGTCGGTACTGGTAGCCGTCAAGTTTCGGCAGCGGGCTTTTTGCCGCCAGATCGAGAATAAAGGTTTCGGATTTAAGCTTGGACAGCAGCGCCTTCATGGAGGTGTTTTCCACCAGCTCGCCGTGCTGAATGATGCCGATATTGCGACACAGCATTTCAGCTTCTTCCAGGTAGTGCGTGGTGAGAATAATGGTGGTGCCGCGATCGTTAAGCTCTTTGAGGAAGGTCCACATGGAGCGGCGCAGTTCGATATCCACGCCCGCGGTCGGTTCGTCGAGAATCAGCAGTTTTGGCTCATGCATCAATGCCCGGGCAATCATCAGGCGGCGCTTCATGCCACCGGAAAGCATACGCGCGCGTTCGTTACGCTTGCCCCACAAATCAAGCTGGTTAAGGTATTTCTCGCTGCGCTCCAGCGCATCACGCTTGGGCACGCCGTAGTAGCCCGCCTGGTTGACGACTATCTGCGCCACCGTTTCAAACGGATTAAAGTTAAATTCCTGCGGTACCAGCCCAAGCTGGCGCTTGGCATTGACCACATCCTTATCCAGCGAATAACCAAAAACCTTCACGTTGCCCGCACTTTTGTTTACCAGCGAGCTGATAATGCCAATTGTGGTGGATTTGCCCGCGCCATTTGGCCCGAGCAGGGCGTAAAAATCACCGGCCTCCACCTGCAAATCAATGCCACGCAGCGCCTGAACGCCGCCGGGGTAGGTTTTGGTCAGTTTCTCCAGTTCCAGTGCATATGTCATAGATGATGAGTAGCCTTTTAGTTATCACTCTGTGCCCTGAACGCATCTGTCCATTCAAGGCGGCAGCCCCAGAAATACAGGAGGCCGAGGTATTTTAGCACCGCCACCGGTCAACCTCTGTTAGCCGAAGAATGCATAGCAGGTTTAAAAAAAAGTTGAGTTGCCCTATATTACCCCAACGCACTAATCCGGTTACAGGTTGTTAACCACTCATGAAAGATATCGAAACACTCATCAGCAATAATAAACTCTGGTCTACATTGCTGGTGGAAGAGGATCCCGGCTTCTTTGAGCAGCTGGCGCAGGCCCAAAAGCCGCGCTTTCTATGGATTGGTTGTTCCGACAGTCGTGTTCCCGCTGAACGCCTGACGGGCCTGGAGCCTGGTGAGCTGTTTGTTCACCGTAATGTGGCAAACCTGGTCATTCACACCGACCTTAACTGCCTGTCTGTGGTGCAGTACGCGGTGGACGTGCTGGAAGTTGAGCACATTATCATCTGCGGCCACTACGGCTGCGGCGGTGTACAGGCGGCAGTCACCAATCCTGAACTTGGCCTGATTAACAACTGGCTGCTGCACATTCGCGATATCTGGTTTAAGCACAGCACGCTGCTGGGCGAGCTGCCGCAGGAGCAGCGCATGGATACGCTGTGCGAGCTTAACGTCATGGAGCAGGTGTACAACCTCGGCCACTCCACGATTATGCAGTCAGCGTGGAAACGCGGTCAGAAGGTGAGCGTGCACGGCTGGGTTTACGGTATTCACGACGGCCTGCTGCGCGACCTGGACGTTACCGCCACCAGCCGTGAAACGCTGGAGCAGCAGTATCGCAACGGCATGTCCAACCTTAAGCGCGTGCATCACAACCATAAATAAGAAAAGGGGGCATCGCCCCCTTTTTCACATCTGTTGCTTTATTCGTCCAGCAAAACCACTTTGCCCACGTAAGGCAGATGGCGATAGCGCTGTGCGTAGTCAATACCGTAGCCCACAACGAACTCGTCCGGGATAGTGAAGCCCACAAACTCCACGGTAACGTCGACTTCACGGCGCTCCGGTTTATCCAGCAGCGTACAGATAGCCAGTGATTTTGGCTCGCGCAGGCGCAGGATCTCACGCACGCGGCTCAGCGTATTGCCGGAGTCGATGATATCTTCAACGATAAGCACATCCTTGCCACGGATGTCTTCATCCAGATCCTTGAGGATTTTCACATCGCGGGTGGTCGACATACCGCTGCCGTAGCTTGAGGCCGTCATAAAGTCGACTTCATGACTCACCTGCACTTCGCGGCACAGATCCGCCATGAACATAAAAGATCCGCGCAGCAGTCCCACCAGCACCATATCGCTGCCGCTGTCGCGATAGCGCTCGGTTATCTCTTTGCCCAGTTCTGCAATGCGTGCTTTGATGTCCGCTTCTGGGATCATCACTTCTACAGTATGTTTCATTCTCTGGTATCTCACTGATGATAATCAGCTATTTCACGCCTGATGCTGCAACAGCGCCGTTTTCAGGCCCGTTGCGTCAAGCGTGAGAACAACGAAAGCACGCGAGTATAGCAGTATCGGCCACAGGAATAAAAAAGCCTGGCGCCGCGCGGATGCAAGGGATTAATGATGCCCACCCTGGTCGTAAACCGGTTAGTCCCGGATTTTTGCAGAATAAAATATGTCAGGTCAGAGCCTTAGGCTGCACCAGAAAACGCCATATTCCCTACTTTTAATAAGACATTAGCGAAGCGGTTTGTTGTAAAAGACAAAAATTACCAACCAACGTTTATTTCGTCATTGCCCGTTTCTTCCTTCGTTATGCTCTCCAAAGCTCTTTTTGTGACAATGATCACAGTTGTTAATAACTATAATTAGTTGCTACTAAAAAACACTGAGTGTAATGAATGATGGAAAGTAATAAACCGCAGTCGCGCGTCATTGTCGCGCTCTCCGCGCTATTTGCTCTGCTGACAGGACTTTATCTTCTGGTAGGCGGTATCTGGCTCGTCGCCGTTGGCGGCTCGTGGTATTACCCGCTCGCCGGTATCGTAATGCTAATTACCGCCTGGCTGCTGTGGCGCAGACGCTCAAGCGCTCTATGGCTGTATGCAGCGCTGCTGTTGTGCACCATGCTCTGGGGCATCTGGGAGGTCGGCTTTGACTTCTGGGCGCTGACGCCGCGCTGCGACGTGCTGGTGTTCTTTGGTGTCTGGCTGCTGCTGCCGTTCGTCTGGCGCAAGCTCGCCCCTTCGCGCGCCGCCGTGCCGTCCCTGCTGGTGTCACTGCTGATAACCGCCGCCATTCTGGTGTGGGCGGGCTTTAACGATCCGCAGGAAATCAACGGTACGCTGCCAACTGACACCACCGCCAGCACCGCCGCAGAAGGTGTTGCCGATGCTGACTGGCCCGCCTATGCACGTACCCAGGAAGGCCAGCGTTTCTCGCCGCTTAAGCAAATCAACGCCGATAACGTGAGCAAGCTGAAAGAAGCCTGGGTGTTCCGCACCGGCGATCTGCGTTTGCCGACCGATCCGGGTGAAATCACCAACGAAGTGACGCCGATTAAAGTAGGCGACACGCTGTATCTGTGCACCGCACACCAGCGCCTGTTTGCACTGGATGCCGCCAGCGGCAAAGAAAAGTGGCACTTTGACCCGCAGTTAAAAACCGATCCGTCGTTCCAGCACGTCACCTGTCGCGGCGTGTCTTATCACGAAGCCCGCGCAGAAAACGCCAGCCCGAACGTGGTGGCCGACTGCCCGCGCCGCATTATTCTGCCGGTGAACGATGGCCGCCTGTTTGCCATTAACGCCGACAACGGCAAGCCGTGTGAAAGCTTCGCCAACAACGGCATGCTGAACCTGCAAACCAACATGCCGGTTACCACACCGGGCATGTATGAGCCTACCTCACCGCCGGTGGTCACCGACAGCGTGATTGTCATTGCCGGTGCAGTGACCGATAACTTCTCCACCCGCGAGCCGTCTGGCGTGATCCGCGGCTTTGATGTCAACAGCGGCAAACTGCTGTGGGCGTTCGACCCGGGTGCCAAAGACCCGAATGCCATCCCGTCTGACGAGCATCATTTCACGCCTAACTCGCCTAACTCATGGGCACCGGCGGTGTATGATGCGAAGCTTGATTTAGTGTATCTGCCGATGGGCGTGACCACGCCGGATATCTGGGGCGGCAACCGCACACCGGAGCAGGAGCGTTACGCCAGTTCGGTCATTGCGCTCAATGCCTCAACCGGTAAGCTCGCCTGGTCTTATCAGACCGTGCACCACGACCTGTGGGACATGGATTTACCGTCTCAGCCCACGCTTGCCGACATTACCGATAAAAACGGCAACACCGTGCCAGTGATTTACGCCCCGGCAAAAACCGGCAACCTGTTTGTGCTGGACCGCCGCACCGGGGAACTGGTGGTTCCGGCGCCGGAGCGCCCGGTGCCGCAGGGTGCCGCGAAAGGCGACTGGGTGTCACCAACGCAGCCGTTCTCGGAACTCACGTTCCGCCCGGAGAAAAAACTCACCGGCGCCGACATGTGGGGCGCGACCATGTATGACCAACTGGTCTGTCGCGTGATTTTCCAGGGCCTGCGCTATGAAGGCACCTTCACGCCGCCGTCTGAACAGGGCACGCTGGTGTTCCCGGGCAACCTCGGCATGTTCGAATGGGGCGGTATCTCGGTCGATCCGAATCGTCAGGTCGCCATTGCCAACCCGATGGCGCTGCCGTTTGTCTCTAAACTGATGCCACGTGGACCGGGCAACCCGATGGAGCCGCCGAAAGATGCCAAAGGCTCTGGCACCGAGTCCGGCATTCAGCCGCAGTACGGCGTGCCGTTTGGCGTCACGCTCAATCCGTTCCTGTCGCCGTTTGGCCTGCCGTGCAAACAGCCGGCCTGGGGCTACATCTCCGGTATCGATCTGAAGAGCCACCAGATTGTCTGGAAAAAACGCATCGGTACGCCGCGCGACAGCATGCCGTTCCCAATGCCGTTCCCGGTACCGTTTAACATGGGGATGCCGATGCTGGGTGGCCCGATTTCTACCGCCGGTAACGTGTTGTTTATTGGTGCAACGGCCGATAACTACATCCGTGCCTACAACATGACCAACGGCGAGAAGCTGTGGCAGGCACGCCTGCCCGCTGGCGGCCAGGCCACACCGATGACCTATGAAGCCAACGGCAAGCAGTACGTGGTGATTGCCGCAGGCGGCCACGGCTCGTTTGGCACGAAGATGGGCGACTATATTGTTGCCTACGCGCTGCCCGATGAGCAGTAACTGGTCCTGAAACCAACAAAGCCCCTCAGTGAGGGGCTTTTTTATGGGTATAGCTTAACGGATTCACAGCGCTATCCGTCACAGGCAAGACGCACAGGACGGTAATACGCAACGACTGACTTATCAGTCCGGTTAGCTCACCGTAAAGCCAAGCATCATCCCGGTGTCCTCGTGCTCCAGCAGATGGCAATGCGCCATGTAGGCCTGGTCCCCTGACGCCGTATGGTCAAAGCGCACCAGCACTTCGCTGCGCGCGCCGTCAACGGAGACAATATCTTTCCAGCCGCTGCGGTGCGGTGCAGGCGGTTTGCCGTTTTCAGACAGGATACGGAACTGAGTGCCGTGAATATGGAACGGGTGCAGCATCATGTCGCCTTCACCGGAAATAGTCCAGCGCTCGTACTGACCGCGCGCGACGTTAAACGCAGGCGTCTTCATATCAAAGGCTTTGCCGTTGATTTTGTTGGCGTTCATCAGATCAAAGGCCGGTTTTTCCCCGCCCGACATGCCGGAGCCATGCCCCATCGCACTGTGGTCCATGCCGGACGCCTGGGAGCCATGATTCATGCTGGCGTGGTCCATCTGCGCCATTGGCATCTGACCGTGGCCCATCGTGCCATGGTCCATCGCGCCATGGTCCATACCGGCGGTGGCCTGCTTGCCGTATTTTTTCTCCAGTGCCTGCATGCCCATCATGTCGAGCATCGGGTCCATCGTCAGTTGCAACATACGCTGCGGCGCGCTATCGATTGCAGGAATGGCAGGCATATCAGCGAGTTTGTCCGGTAGCGTACCAGTGCCAAACACATTCACCGGCTGGATATGCACAATCGGCTGCGGCTTATCAAACGGCGCGACATTCATGCCCATTTGCGTCACCGGTAGCGTGACGATATCAAACGGTTTGCCATCGCTAATCTGCACCAGCACCTCAAAGCGCTCGCCCATCAGCATCGGCAGTTCCGTCAGCTTCACCGGCTCGCCCAGCAGGCCGCCGTCGCTGCCAATTACGTACAGCGGACGTTTGTCGCTGGTGGCAATGTTGAGCGAGCGGGCGTTACAGCCGTTGAGCAACCGCAGGCGCAGCCAGCCGCGCGGAGCCGCATGTTGTGGATAGACCGCGCCGTTGCACAACAGCGTGTCGCCAAACCAGCCTACGGCAGCGCTCATTACGTCGAGCTGGTAATCAATTTCACCGTCCGCACCAAAGCGTTTGTCCTGAATAATCAGCGGCACATCATCCATGCCCCACTTCTGCGGCAGCATCAGGTTTTTAAGCTCACTGTCTTCAATCAGCACCAGACCGCCCAGGCCCATCGCGACCTGCGCGCCGGTTTTTCCATGCTCGTGCGGATGGAACCAGCAGGTGGCGGCGCGCTGCTGCGGCGTAAACGACACGCTGCGCTGTGCGCCTGGCTCTATCACGCCCTGCGGGCCGCCGTCCACGTCGCCGGGGATTTCCAGCCCGTGCCAGTGCACGGTGGTCGCTTCAGGCAACATGTTGCGAATATCAATATGGACCTGCTTGCCCTGCTGTAGACGCAGCGCCGGACCCAGCAGCGAGCCGTTGTAGCCCCATGTCGTTACCGGCTTACCGGCAAACGCGGTCTTACCGGCGCGCGCGGCGATACGGATGCGACTGCTGGCATCCGGTTCAAGCAGCGGTGGAATGGGTAAACCCGGGCGCTCAGCGGCAAAAGCGGCACGGTTGAGAAGCGGGAAGGCACTTAACGCGCCCAGCGCGGCAGAATACTTAATAAAGTCTCGGCGATGCATGATCAGATCCTTCTTTCCAGGAAAATCCCGCGAGGATAAACCTTCCACTAACGTCAAGGTCAAGTGTTGCCTTCGGATAATTAATGGTCGTCCCGGCCTCGCGAAGTATGCTAACGTTTGTTACCTGTTGAATAGTGGTAGTCGCGATGAAGAAGTTTGTCAGGTTATTGGTGTTTGGTGGATTACTGGGATTTTCCGGCGCAAGCCAGGCGCTGAGTGAGTCAGAAGCGGAAGACATGGCCGATCTCACCGCTGTTTTTGTCTTCCTGAAAAACGACTGCGGCTACCAGAACATGCCTAACTATCAGATACGCCGTGCGCTGGTGTTTTTTGCCCAGCAAAATCAATGGGATCTGAGCAACTACGACAGCTTTGACATGAAAGCGCTGGGCGAAGACAGCTACCGCGATCTCAGCGGCATTGCCGTGCCCACA
Coding sequences:
- a CDS encoding 3'-5' exonuclease, whose product is MLKHWLKYWKTPPTQEALRASIVPEPTWPHALKNYLQHPLPDESQPLSSQHFVALDFETTGLNANVDKILSIGMVDFTFESINIASSAEIYINHSEFIRAETAQINGLTPQALAQGLTITEGMNRLLENIQNKIVLAHGSGIEKAFIHAYFTSQYNIGSLPAYFIDTLQIEKQLSYAGKSGNHQSYQLDDLRRHYQLPGYLSHSATSDALACAELFLVQSKKLDMLPGMSHRQLMQLLR
- a CDS encoding polysaccharide deacetylase family protein, with the protein product MFSYAFRGLVLFVLFCASAQADLLDEHPPAARYMQVSETAPVRAQVADNIVFVGDIEAGQLLAVVPVSSDYYEFRFGNGTGFIERSRLTDVQGKRRVEDRLGDLNKPLSNQNLVTIKATPMYSAPDVKSERVGTLANNLRYPVSSRLKDRLNQTWFQIRIGERLAWVSGLDAQEDSGVPVLTYHHILRDEENTRFRHTSTTTSVRAFSNQMAWLSDQGYTTITLYQLEDYLYNRINLPGRAVAITFDDGLKSVWRYAWPVLRQNGFKATAFIISSRIKRWPQRWDPTRLQFMSLSELKDIQDVFDLQSHTHFLHRVDAAGRPVLLSRSEHNVLFDFRRSRRDLQQFTPHVWYLSYPFGGYNPRAMQAAQAAGFHLAVTTVRGKVKPGDNPFALKRLYILRTDSLETMARLITNQPQG
- a CDS encoding PTS sugar transporter subunit IIA; amino-acid sequence: MLGWVIAAHGCLAHDTLALLEKQIGPLAHCRAVEYLPGQSTNMLSRMMCDALHEVDGGDGVIFLTDTIGAAPYRAASLLSHKHEHCEVIAGFNVALLAQMLALRDTHSSAAFRDTIVASSDDTVTSLWHQQQKNPPFRLILPDWLDAG
- a CDS encoding ABC transporter permease, with translation MMQLYWIALKSIWEKEIHRFMRIWVQTLVPPVITMTLYFIIFGNLIGSRIGEMHGFSYMQFIVPGLIMMAVITNAYANVASSFFSAKFQRNIEELLVAPVPTHVIIAGYVGGGVARGVCVGIMVTVISLLFVPFQVHSWLFVALTLLLTAVLFSLAGLLNAVFAKTFDDISLIPTFVLTPLTYLGGVFYSLTLLPPFWQALSKLNPIVYMISGFRYGFLGIHDVPLTLTVGVLVVFIAVFYSLCWYLIQRGRGLRS
- a CDS encoding ABC transporter ATP-binding protein, which encodes MTYALELEKLTKTYPGGVQALRGIDLQVEAGDFYALLGPNGAGKSTTIGIISSLVNKSAGNVKVFGYSLDKDVVNAKRQLGLVPQEFNFNPFETVAQIVVNQAGYYGVPKRDALERSEKYLNQLDLWGKRNERARMLSGGMKRRLMIARALMHEPKLLILDEPTAGVDIELRRSMWTFLKELNDRGTTIILTTHYLEEAEMLCRNIGIIQHGELVENTSMKALLSKLKSETFILDLAAKSPLPKLDGYQYRLIDTSTLEVEVLREQGINSLFGQLSAQGIQVLSMRNKANRLEELFVTLVHEKKGEPA
- the can gene encoding carbonate dehydratase yields the protein MKDIETLISNNKLWSTLLVEEDPGFFEQLAQAQKPRFLWIGCSDSRVPAERLTGLEPGELFVHRNVANLVIHTDLNCLSVVQYAVDVLEVEHIIICGHYGCGGVQAAVTNPELGLINNWLLHIRDIWFKHSTLLGELPQEQRMDTLCELNVMEQVYNLGHSTIMQSAWKRGQKVSVHGWVYGIHDGLLRDLDVTATSRETLEQQYRNGMSNLKRVHHNHK
- the hpt gene encoding hypoxanthine phosphoribosyltransferase; protein product: MKHTVEVMIPEADIKARIAELGKEITERYRDSGSDMVLVGLLRGSFMFMADLCREVQVSHEVDFMTASSYGSGMSTTRDVKILKDLDEDIRGKDVLIVEDIIDSGNTLSRVREILRLREPKSLAICTLLDKPERREVDVTVEFVGFTIPDEFVVGYGIDYAQRYRHLPYVGKVVLLDE
- a CDS encoding glucose/quinate/shikimate family membrane-bound PQQ-dependent dehydrogenase gives rise to the protein MMESNKPQSRVIVALSALFALLTGLYLLVGGIWLVAVGGSWYYPLAGIVMLITAWLLWRRRSSALWLYAALLLCTMLWGIWEVGFDFWALTPRCDVLVFFGVWLLLPFVWRKLAPSRAAVPSLLVSLLITAAILVWAGFNDPQEINGTLPTDTTASTAAEGVADADWPAYARTQEGQRFSPLKQINADNVSKLKEAWVFRTGDLRLPTDPGEITNEVTPIKVGDTLYLCTAHQRLFALDAASGKEKWHFDPQLKTDPSFQHVTCRGVSYHEARAENASPNVVADCPRRIILPVNDGRLFAINADNGKPCESFANNGMLNLQTNMPVTTPGMYEPTSPPVVTDSVIVIAGAVTDNFSTREPSGVIRGFDVNSGKLLWAFDPGAKDPNAIPSDEHHFTPNSPNSWAPAVYDAKLDLVYLPMGVTTPDIWGGNRTPEQERYASSVIALNASTGKLAWSYQTVHHDLWDMDLPSQPTLADITDKNGNTVPVIYAPAKTGNLFVLDRRTGELVVPAPERPVPQGAAKGDWVSPTQPFSELTFRPEKKLTGADMWGATMYDQLVCRVIFQGLRYEGTFTPPSEQGTLVFPGNLGMFEWGGISVDPNRQVAIANPMALPFVSKLMPRGPGNPMEPPKDAKGSGTESGIQPQYGVPFGVTLNPFLSPFGLPCKQPAWGYISGIDLKSHQIVWKKRIGTPRDSMPFPMPFPVPFNMGMPMLGGPISTAGNVLFIGATADNYIRAYNMTNGEKLWQARLPAGGQATPMTYEANGKQYVVIAAGGHGSFGTKMGDYIVAYALPDEQ
- the cueO gene encoding multicopper oxidase CueO, translated to MHRRDFIKYSAALGALSAFPLLNRAAFAAERPGLPIPPLLEPDASSRIRIAARAGKTAFAGKPVTTWGYNGSLLGPALRLQQGKQVHIDIRNMLPEATTVHWHGLEIPGDVDGGPQGVIEPGAQRSVSFTPQQRAATCWFHPHEHGKTGAQVAMGLGGLVLIEDSELKNLMLPQKWGMDDVPLIIQDKRFGADGEIDYQLDVMSAAVGWFGDTLLCNGAVYPQHAAPRGWLRLRLLNGCNARSLNIATSDKRPLYVIGSDGGLLGEPVKLTELPMLMGERFEVLVQISDGKPFDIVTLPVTQMGMNVAPFDKPQPIVHIQPVNVFGTGTLPDKLADMPAIPAIDSAPQRMLQLTMDPMLDMMGMQALEKKYGKQATAGMDHGAMDHGTMGHGQMPMAQMDHASMNHGSQASGMDHSAMGHGSGMSGGEKPAFDLMNANKINGKAFDMKTPAFNVARGQYERWTISGEGDMMLHPFHIHGTQFRILSENGKPPAPHRSGWKDIVSVDGARSEVLVRFDHTASGDQAYMAHCHLLEHEDTGMMLGFTVS
- a CDS encoding YacC family pilotin-like protein, whose amino-acid sequence is MKKFVRLLVFGGLLGFSGASQALSESEAEDMADLTAVFVFLKNDCGYQNMPNYQIRRALVFFAQQNQWDLSNYDSFDMKALGEDSYRDLSGIAVPTSKKCKALARDSLSLLAMVK